From the Paenibacillus sp. R14(2021) genome, the window TGAAGACGTTCAACATCATCCATGAACTGGCCGCCGAAACGGCTCAAGGCATCGCCGCGAAGCAGCGCAATCTCCGCCTCGTACATCGGACGCTGCGTTTTGTCTTCCTGGCCGATCCATGGCGTCTCGAGAATAAACGGACGGCCCTTCAAAGCCTCGTGATGCACGATGCTGCGGATCGCATCGTGGCCGATCCAGCCCGCCCCGATCGGAGCATGGCGGTCTTTGCCTGCGCCGCGCGGGTTTTTGCTGTCGTTGACATGCACGACGGCAACCCGGTCTAGGCCGACGATGCGGTCAAACTCATTCAATACGCCGTCCAAATCCCCGACGAGGTCGTAGCCTGCATCGTGCATGTGGCAGGTGTCCATACATACGGTCAGACGATCATTGGCGCCGACTTTATCAATAATCGATGCGATCTCCTCGAAGCTGCGGCCGATTTCCGTACCTTTGCCAGCCATCGTCTCGAGCGCGATATTGACATTCGTTTCTTTGGTGCCGTCAAGCACTTCGTTCAAACCTTCAGCGATTCGGGAGATGCCGTATTGGGCATCTCTGTCCGTATAAGCACCGGGGTGCAAGACAATGTTGCGTACGCCGATCGCATCCGTGCGGCGGATTTCTTCCTGCAGAAAACGCACGGCTAGCTCAAACGTATCCTCTTTATACGAACCAAGATTCACAATATATGGGGCATGCACGACAATCTCGTCAACACCCGCACTGCTCATGGCTGCTTTGCCTTCGGGGATATACAGATCTTCCATCGGTTTGCGGCGCGTGTTCTGCGGAGCGCCGGTATAAATCATGAACGTGCTGGAGCCGTAAGTAGCGGCTTCGTTCGCTGCGGTGAGCAGCCCTTTATCGGAAAATGAAACATGTGAACCGATTTTCAACATGGACTTGTTTCGCTCCTTTCGTTTCAACAACGGCAGCCTGTGACGGGCTGTACCTGTTCAAACGCTTGTCCTACCTATTTTACTAGGAATAGCGAAATAAATCTAGGTTCCGGTATTTGACTGTCGGTTGCGAGAAAAGCGCCTCATCGCTTATAATAGTTACGATTTGCCAGATTGAATCGGCATCCTGTGCAGGTAGAGGTGAATGTAAGCGATGGCTCCAAGTTGGTTTATGTACTTCATTGTGTTCTGGGCTATTGTCATGATTGGTTTCATGTCCATCGGCGGCTATTTCATGTTTCGAAAGTTTCTTAAAGTCCTTCCCATGCGGGACGGCAAATCTAAGCTCGACTGGCAGAACTATTGGGTCGACAGAAGCCGCGGCATGTGGCCCGAGGATTCCAAGCAATTCCTGGATCAGCTTGTTGCGCCGGTACCGAGCGCATTTCGCGATATTGCACGCCATTCCATTGCTGCCAAGATCGCGCAAGTCGCTGTCGAAGGCGGTGCGTCCGAAGTGTCTCGCAGCCATTGTATCGAAGGTTACATACGGGCTACGCCCAAACGCGATTACCGCAGCCTGATTTCGTTCCTGGAAAGAGAACAAATCGATTACTCTCCATACACGCATTTGCTGAATAAATAGCCGCCTCCTGGGCGGCTTTCGCTGTATCTGGAAACCTATGGCCATGCCAGCCATTTTACTCAAAGGGGGAATAGCGATGAAAGCAGCGATTACAGGGGGAACCGGATATGTAGGGAGACTGTTGACGGAAGCGCTGCTGCAGCGGGGCGATGAAGTATGGGTTATCTCCCGTTCCAGCCGTCAGCAGCATGCGAATCATCCGAAGCTTCACTATATGACGTGGTCCCAGTTGAACGATTCGCCGGCTGCCTTGGAGGGGATTGACGCTATCGTTAATCTGGCGGGCGAGTCCATTAACCGGCGCTGGACAGCTGAAGGCAAAGAGGCTATCCTGCAGTCCCGCTTGAAAGCAGCCCATTCGGTCAAGCAACTTGTTGGTTCTTTGGTACAAAAACCAGTCGTCGTCAATGCCTCAGGAATCTCGATTTACGGGACCGATGGCAGCAAGATAAACGATGAATGGAGCCAGGTGGAAGCATCGGATTTCCTCGCATCCGTCGTAGAGCAATGGGAAGCTGCAGCTGACCACATCCCAGCAGAACGTCTAGTAAAGCTGCGAATTGGACTCGTACTTGGCATGAAGGACGGCGCATTCCCGAAAATGCTGCTCCCTTACCGGTTGTGGGCAGGCGGCCGAATGGGCAGCGGACAGCAGTGGATTCCTTGGATTCACGAAGACGATATGATTCGGCTCATTCTGTTCTGCATCGATACCCCGTCGATCAGCGGTCCCGTGAACGCCTGCGCGCCGGAACCGCTGACGAACGAAGATTTCGGACGGACGATCGGTGAAGTCATGGGCAGACCTCACTGGTTTCCTGTTCCGGCTTGGCTGCTCCGAACCGCCCTCGGCGAGCTGTCCTTTCTCCTGCTTGAAGGGTCGAGAGCCGTACCGCGCAAAGCATTGGAGCTGGGATTTACGTTTCGCTATGCGATTCTTCGCGATGCTTTGCGGCAGCTGCTGGGACGAGGATAAGAGCACATCGTGCTAGCAGGCTCCTCCATCGGCAGGGGCCATTTTCTTAGAAAATTCAGGTCTCCCTCAGCCTGCGCGGAAGACATATTTAGGTCCTTCGCCGCCAGCCAGCTGCACCGTATCTTTATCCGCCAGCGCATAAGTCTTATAGGGTACCATTGCGTCGCCGTTCAATGTGCTGCCGTTGCGCGACCCCATATCTTTGACCGACCAGCTGCCATGGCTGCCTGCCAGCTCCAGATGCGCACGGGATATGCCGGATGAAGGATCCACGTAATGAACGCCCTCACTGGAGCGGCCAATGATGAACTGCGCATGCTCCAGGCGGATCTGCTCCATCTGGCCGCCAGACTGACGCTCAAGCCAAGGAAAACTGGCGAATTCAGCCCGTTTACCGTTCTCCCCTCCTCCTAGCAGCACAGTTGCGTCGTTTGCCGCTGCACGCATGCTGGAAGACATTCCACCTACTGAAGCGGAAACCGGAGGAAGGGCCTCCTGAATCCGTTCTTCATCCATAATCGAGATGAATTGCTGGCGGGATTGTTTCCAGTTCAATTGCTGCTGCGAAGGGTTGGCACGGTCTTCTGTCGAGTCATTGCTAAAGCCGCCTTGGTGTAACTGCTGCTTCTTCTGTCTGGACACTTGATCGTTTAAAGGCATGGAATCCGGCACAAAGCCATCCTCTTCATAGGGCCAAGCTTGTTCATCTGTCACTTGCTCATAAGGATCAGTGTTCGCATTCGGTCTTCGCAGCCTTCGAAATATAACCAGTCCGGCAGCACATGTGATCAGTGTCAAGCCGGAGCAGATCAGCATACTAAATGAGGACGGCGAAGCCAGGTAAAGGAATCTCCAAATAACGGCAGTGATTAGAATACAGCCCGCGCCGGTCATCCACCCTGCCTTTGAAGACATTTCCGATCCTTGCTCTGTTTTCTGTTCATCGGTCAGCACAGTTAAAGGCAGTGCAGCCTCCAACGATTGCTCATGCCTATCCTTTAATGCGGTGTTAGCCAGCTTATCGCTGGAAGCAAAGACAGTCTTGCGAGCTTCAGGTCGATCCGCGTGAATGGCATCAACAGCCGAATTACGCTGGACATGCGATGAATCCACTTGATTGATTCCTTCGCGAGCACGGTGATTGACAGCTGATTGAGGTTGTCTGCCGGTGCCTGAGCCTTCATGAAAGCCGGTATCTGCCAATCGTCTTCCGGGTCCATCCGACATCTCTTCCCGATAGCCGGCGCCAAGCAGCGCCAGGAGCGTTTGCCTCAACCGCTCCCATGAAACAAAATCGCCCCGCAAATGCTGAAATACCTGCTGCAGGCCAATTCCATCAGGCTCTTCGATGACGCTTACCCAGCGAATCGCCATAGCCAATACGGCTTCGCCCGCGGAAGCTGCCAGCCGCGGCCCCTGAATTGGCACATACACCAGCGCGATATCATCCCAGCTCTCCCCGACAAAAATATACTGCTCATGCAGCAAAAAACATTCCGTCCGCAGCATGTAATGTCTGCTGTCATCCATAGCTTCCACCACTGCAAGCAGCAGGGTATGGAATTGAAACATCGTCAGCTGCCGGGTTTGCAGCCGATGCTCCAGAATGCGTCTGCCGTTAGTGGGATACCTGAACGTAATGCCGCCGTCAATATCCACCCATTCCACAGGCAGCAGCTTAGGAATTCGCTGGTTCTGCAGCATTTGAATTTCAATGCTGTCGAGCTGCTCCCGCCGAATGCCGGATTCCAAGTCTACGATCATTTCATGGCCGCGCTTCATTGAGTAGTCAATCCGTAGTTGATCCAGAAGCATAATAACCCTCCCCCGTTCATTAAATGAGCATGAAATACAACGCGGTCAGCGCCCCGGGAACCACTGCGATCATAAATGGAAAACGAAGCGCCTTCTTGTTTGCAAAGCTCGTTTCCCAGGCTTGCACCTTCGATTCGGCAATGACGATCGACATCGCGCCGAACAGGAAGCGGCGGCTGAACGAACGGTTGATAAGCAGCATAACTAAACCGAACACCCCGCCGTACAAGATGGCATACATCAATATCTGCAGCACCGGGCCGACTCCGATAACAGCGCCAAGAGCCGCAAAAAACTTGACGTCACCGGCTCCGATCCCCTTCAATAAATAAAGCAGGAGCAGCGGAAACATGCCTGCCGCCGCTCCCAGCAGCGCGCCGACACCTCCCGTTAAGCCGCTCATCGCTGCGTGAACAATGATGCCCGAAGCAAAGAATGCGATATTCAATTTATTCGAGATGATCATCGAGCGGATATCGCTAACCAATGCCGTTCCTATGAACAGAACGGCCAGAATTCCCGCAAAAACGCCCTCCATCAGCTATTCCGTCCCTTCTGTTTTCTTCCGAATATCAAAGTGCCTGGCGGCCGTCGTTCCGTCGCTGGCCGTGACGACAAGCTCCCATACGCCCGGCGTTGTATTGCCGGATACATGCCATGTCCACTCCGCGAACCCGTTGGCATCTGTCACGGCGTCCTGCAGGTTTTTAGCCACACTTTGACCGCTTTTGTAGAGCACCTTAATCGACAAGCTCCGTCCCGGACTCGTCTTAACCACGACTCTAGCTTTATTGCCGGGCCTGACCGGAACCGGCTCGATAAGCACGATTTGAATCGGCTCGTGATCGGGATCTGCCGATTCTCCGCTACCCTGCGCCGGCAGCTTATCCGCGGTCCACACCCGCTCTGCGGCCCGCTCCTTGAGTACAATCGTTCCCTTCGTAAATGGAAAACCCAGCTTGAAGGCATACTCTGCTTCAATCGAGAGAAACGGATCACTGCCATCCTTCAAGTCCGGCAGCGAAAGCTTCGATAGATGCAGCCGTTCAGGATCGAGTACAGCGATGTCCGCCTCATGGCGAAGCATTGGCTCCACGATCGATCGTCCGATTATCGTTGAAGCCGCGTCCTGAGCCGGCTTCCAGTCGCCTTTCAATACTGCCGACAGCAGCGGGCCTGCGGGAGACGGCAGCCAGTTCTCCAATTTGTCGGCTACAAACTCAACTGCGGGTAGCGGTTCACGAACCGGCTTCGATTGCGCTTGATCCGTCGCAGTTTCCTCTTCACCTTCATCCGCCTTATCGTCCGAATGGCGCTTTTGCAGAGCAAGATCGATGGGATGAATATTCGCCGCAGCCTGTTTCACCGTCTGGGAAACGGCGCCGTGAAGCGCCATTTGCACGGTATTCAATCGAATCATGCAAATGAAGAAGATCACCACCATCAGCACGACAGGCAGAACCAGCGCGGCTTCTAGTGCAATGCTTCCTGATTCGCCCTGTTTATTACCCGTAAGAGGAGCCGATCGTCTGCGTTTTTTCATAACGGTTCCCTTTGACCTTTCCTTTCAAGATGCCTGCAGCCGCAAAGCTCCTCACTAGCCCTGGCAAAAACCACAGGTTGACCGATGAAGTGAGCTCCCCCGATAGACCTGTCGCCGTCTGCAGCAAATCTGCTCCCGTATTGTACTCGATAACCGCAATCATGCGCGCCAACCTGCCTTGACCGCCGCTGCCATGAAGTATCAGGAAGATTCGCAAATAATCCGAGTAGGTCAGCTCAACAGGCATGTATTTGGAAAGCTGAACTTTGCCTGTTTCGGCAAGCTTCGCCATATCAGCAATCGACTTCTCCAGACCATAAAGCACGGCCGCCGACAAGACCAGCAGCGGATTGCCGAGCGCGCGGCATGCGATCAGCCCTTCCATCGTGCGGACCGCCACTCGTGCCGCAAACAGTTCTCCGTATGCAGCAGCAACGTTAGCGCCTGGCTCATGGAAGCCGTACAGGATGTATTCCGCTTCCTGGTTGTCCAAAGACAGTGCCTTCGAGAATGCCTCGTTATTGCCCTTGATCGCTTCTTGAAACCATTTCGGATCGAACGTATGGAAGCGATGCACGACATACTCGTTGATGTACAATGGATCCCTAATACGCCCAAGCAAATCCGCCATGCCGCCGAATACGGTCCCCATAGCAGCCATCGAAGATTTCGCTTCTTCACCCGCGCTCGTTGATGTGGCGTCGGCAGCATCCTTCTCCCCATCCGCTTCGTCAGCCAAAGCTTTATTAAAAGCTAAATTTGCATCCGCCAGCTTCTTAACCCGTTCGAAAGCTGCCCGATGTTCCTCCTCGTTCGGCGCGGTTTTCATCCCGTCGATCATCGCTTTGACTTGACTCCATTTGGATTTCGCCGCCGATTCATTGGACTTGCGCTCCGAATCGCTGGACTGCCGCTGCGTAAGCTCTTTCTGTCTGACAGACAGCACTTCACCAGGCTGAGAATAGCGCTTCATATACGTATCGCTTGCTTCTCTTAACCCGGACAAGGCTGCATCCAGCATGCCGGAAGCGCCTCTGGCAGCTATTGCGGATTGCACAGCTTGCTGAAAATTTCCAGCTTGGATGTCAATTCGCTGAAAGCTGTCGTTCTGTTCATTTAAATCCTGCCGGTACTGCTGGAACCATTCCGACTTGATTAGCAGGTTGTCCGCGGACTCCCTAGTCTGTCCAAGCTGGGAAAGCTCTTCGGCGCCCATCGAAGAATTCTCTTGCCCGGCTACGGCCATGCCCCCCAGCCGATCAAAGCCGCCTCCCTCCTCTGATTTGCGCATGCGTGCGACAGCCGCGGTCATGGAAGCATTCCACTGCTCCGCTTCCGACAAGGCTGTCGACGCCAGGCGTATCACCTCCCGGTGGTTCTCCAGCGCAGCGGCCGTGCTAGCTTTCACGGATGCGGAGCCGCCCAACGCCTGGCTTCGATAGGCAGCGATTTCATCGCTGTGCAGCGGCTTCTCGTCTTCATCCAGCATGGCATCGGACTGAAGCCAGCTCTCGTACGCGCCGTAGCCGCCCGCGATGCCGGCTGCGGCTTGGACCGCAGAAGCTGCCTGCGCAGATTGAACGGCGGCTTGCTTCTGCTCTTGCATAACAAGCGCGAGCCGCTTTTCCCGCTCGTCATACATCCGGCGAATGTCCTCGAGCGCATTAACGGTTGCAGCCGCTTCTTTCATGGCCGAACTCATCGGCGCAAAGCGCGAAGCAATCTCGAGCGTAAAATCAATCGGCGCTTTATACTTCATCTCCTCCAGCACCTGGCGGCTGAAAACCTGTTGATTGCCAAGTACCTCGTAACGGTCCACATGAGAAGCTTCGCGCTGGATGCGAAGCAGCCGAAACCCATCCTCCTCTTCGTCCAAATTGTGCTGGATAGCCTGCGTGAACAATTCATTCCGATCCGAGCCGCCTGCTCCGAACAACCCATAACGCTCGTAGAGAGCATCGTCGTATGCAGACAGGGCGGAGCGGATACTGGACTGCGCGGCCAACTCACTCTTTTTATTGAATGCGGCAATTCGTGCGTAATCGATCAGCAGTGACGTAAACAATAGCATCGCCGCAGTTGAAACGATCAAATAGACCGAAACCGTTCCATCGCTTCTGTTCCACAGCCTTGCAGCATGCCGCCATTTCAGAAGAATCCATCCAATCCTATTCATGATCCATGACCTGCCGCCCGCCGAGAATGAGCTGTGCCTGTTTCCTTGTATCATCACCGGCCGAGCCTTTGAATTTCCCCGTGTAATAGCGAACTAAATCCACGTTTCGAATAAGCTCGACGGGGTCCGCAATGGATGCGGAGCCAATCGTTACTGGCTCCGAGTGTCCAAGGAGCAGTTCAAGCGGCCGAATCGTAAGCGGCTGCTCCAGCTTCACCTCGATTCTTTTCTCGATGATTCCTTTACTGCGCGACTCGCCTTGAAATGGAGAAACGACTCTTCCCGCTTCGATGCTCAGCTTAAGGTCGGACAGCGAATCTGGTGCCGCATGCGCTTCATTACCGATTGGATATGCCGCACCGCCTCTGCTCCCATCGCCGCCAAAGCTAAATAAAGTTTGAAGCGCTCCGTTGTCCGTCATCCGCCAATACAAGCCGTCGTACCGGCCGGTCGCTCCCATGCCGCTGACTGGATCTCTTGCGCTGTTGTCCCATCGAAATGCCGTGCGCTCCGCTGTCATGGAAGCCGCATGGTAGATGACAGCCATCTGATACGTGTACATGCTCATCATCAGCAGTGCAATCAGCGCGAAGAATATCACCGGAAACACCATGCTTGCTTCAATCGTGAAGCTGCCGTCTTCCTTTTTAATCAGAGCTTGAATTCGATTACTTACCATTTATTTGTCATCAAAAATTTCGTTCGCTTTGTCGTCCGCACTGCTCATCAAGCCTTGTATGAGGCCGATAATCCAATCCTTGAATAACAGCGCCAATATAATAACGACTGCGATGATGAGAACGACCTCCAATGTGCCAAGGCCCTCTTCATTGCTCCAAAACTTACGAACCGCTTGATTCCACTTTTTCATTTGTCATCTACTCCTTATCGAATAATTAGATTACGGCTATCCCCGCATCATCAGAATGGCGGGAGATGCCACCAAGATCATAAGCACAAAGAAAATACCAACAAGGGGAAATACAAGCTTCGAGGACGCTTCCTCTCCCCTTGATCGGGCAACTGCCTTGCGTTTCTCCCAGAGCGAATAGGACAGCTCCTTAAGAGAAAGCACCAATCGATCGCCGCCGCGTCTGTAATTCAGCAGAAGCGTTGTCGTAAATACAGATACCTCCTGAACGCCGCATCTGCGGTTGAACTTCTCCATCGCCGCCGCGAAGGACTCGCCGTTACGGATGGATTCATTAACCTTGCGAAGCTCCAGCAGCAGCGGCTCCTGTCCTTTCCCGTCCTTCCGTTCCGCGCACCGCACCAGCGCACGCTGAAGCGTCTCGCCGGCTCCAAGCAGCAGCATCAGTTTATTGAGCACCTCGGGAAGCAGCAGTAAAATATCCTGTTTGCGCCGCTCCACTTTGCCGGCGGTGTCCTTCCACTTGGCTGCCGGAATAACGAGTCCAAGCAGCAGCCCGATGCAGAGCATCGTTTGTTCCCCGCTCAGCACGGCCAACCAAGCGCCGGCACACATCGCTGCATAGCCCGCACCAACGGCACCTGCAATAAAGCGATGGGTCGCCCCGGCGGTCCATGTCTCCCCATTCAGAATCAACAGCTTGCCGTGCAGCCCTGCCGTAATCGACTGCGCCCGATCAAGCAGCCCGCTTCGCTGCAGCAATTCCAGGAACGGCTCCGCCAGCCAACGTTCCTTAGCCGCACGCCTGCCGTGGTTCGCTCGCCCACTTATTATCCAGGCATAGCCCCAAATCAACGTCAGCAGCACGCCTGCCGCCAAAGCCGCAATCATAGACGCCTCATCTCCCTACATGCGAATATTCATGATGCGCATCATGATCCAATAACAAAGGCCAAGCGCCAGCAATGCAGCTGACAGCAGCACATAACCGATGCCGCTGTACAGTGGCGCCATGTACTCCGGCGCAGATAGACCTAGAAACGCCAAGAAAATAAACGGTACTGCCATCATGATGCGAGACTCGAATCGTTTCTGGGCAACCATGACGGCGATTTCCTGCTGCACATCCAGCTTCTCGCCTATGATTTGGGAGGTGCGCCGTATAACCTCTACCATGTCTCCGCCTGTGCGCTTGCATGTCGTGAACACATCGGTAAATTGGGTTATGTCTTCGATGCCGGCACGCTGGCTGAAATCAACAAGTCCCTGCTCCAGCGTCTCACCGTAGCCAAGCCGTGCGGCAATGATTTCGAATTCGATGACGATCTCCGTCGTATTGCCTGGGTAAAGCAGCTTCAGATCCTCCTGTGCGGTTATAAACGCATTCTCGACCGAACGGCCTGCCGCGAGCGAAGAAGCGATAGAATACAATGCTTCTTTGAATTGCAGGGCCAGCCGGTGCTTTCGTCGATCCAGAAGCGAGCTGCGGTAGAACTTTGGTGCCGCGATTCCGGCTCCTGCTAGCAGCAGTGCCGCTGCAACTGACCGGTAGAACAAATACGCGGCACCGAACACGAGCAATCCGCCAACGCAGGCAGCCATGGCAAACTGGCGGTTCGTTAATCGATAGGAGGAATAATGCGTTAATCCGTCCGCGGTAATAGGATTGCGGCTGGAACCCGGCCAAGCCAGCCTTTCGAGCCAGTCTCTCCCCTTCTTCTGCTTCTTCATGCCCCTTCTCCTCCGAGCGAACCCGCCATTCCCGCCATGCGCAGCTTCCAGGTGTGCTGCAAGCTGTTCCCGCTGGCTTTCAAGCCGCCAATAACACGGCCGTCTCTTTCCCCTTCTTCTTCGAAACGATAGAGCGGCCGAACGACCACTTCTCCGTCCATGACGCCGGTCACCTCGCAAATCTCCGTTACGCGCCTAGACCGGTCTCGCAATCTGGACAAATGCACGATAATGTCGATAGCCGACGCGATTTGCTGCCTGATAACGGCAACGGGAAGATCCGCACCGCTCAGCGCCATCGTTTCCAGCCTTGCGATCATGTCACGCGCGCTGTTAGAATGGCCCGTCGAAAGCGATCCGTCATGCCCGGTGTTCATTGCCTGCAGCATATCGATGGCCTCTCCGCCGCGCACCTCGCCGACAATAATGCGGTTCGGCCGCATCCGAAGCGAAGCTTTGATCAGCTCGCGCATCGAGATTGCGCCCTTCCCCTCCGTGTTGGCATTACGCGTCTCCATCGATACCAAGTTCGGCACCGTGACGATCTGCAGCTCAGCCGCATCCTCGATCGTAACGATCCGCTCGTCCTCCGGGATAAACTGGGACAATGCGTTAAGAAACGTTGTTTTGCCCGAGCCGGTTCCCCCGCTGATAAAGATGTTGAACTTGGCCTTAACGAGCGTTTCCAGCAATTTGGCAGGTTCCTCGGGCAGAGCGCCAAGTGCGATAAGATCCTTCATGAACAGCGGCTTATCGGGAAATTTCCGAATGGTCATCGTCGGTCCTTTAAGCGCCACGGGAGGCAGTACGATATGAACCCTAGAGCCGTCCCTCAGCCTCGCATCCACGATTGGCGACGACTCGTTCACGACCCGGTTTACGCCAGCGACCACCGATTGGATCAAATCCTCCAGCCGCTCGGCGCTCTCGAAGGCGAACGGAAGCCGCGTCAATCGGCCTTCCCGTTCGACGAATAACTCCTCGTGGCTGTTGATCATAATTTCCGTCACAGCCGGATCGTCCATCAGCGGCTGCATCAGATCCAGCCCCCGAAACGAATGGAACAATCGGCGGACAAGTTTCACCTTCTCGCCTGCCGTCAACGGATGGCTCCCCGCCCATTGAAAAACAACCTGCTCGATTCGGCGCTTCATCTCCTCGTCGGACATCGCGCTATCGAGCTCCAGCTGGCTGCGGACACGCTCCTTCAGCAGCTGAATCGTTTCTTCATCCATGCTCATGCTCCCGTTCCCCGCAAGATGCCAAGCTTTCGGCTTAACGACTCCACGGCGCCCCGATAATGAGGCGCCATCGCCCCTAGCCCGCTCAGGCTTCCGCCGCTCGCCCACTCTTCCACGTAAGGAAGCACCGTAACGTCCCGAGCCTCAATCTCTTCGTATAGGATCCGCTCATGCCCGGCGCCGCCGATTTGAACGAAACAGAATTTCGGCTTCTGTTCTTCGAAAGCCGCTCCGTACTTCTGCTCGCCGTACTTGAGTGCTAATCCGTTCTTGCGCAAGCTGGCCTCATCCGGCGACAGCAGCCAAAGAATACTATGGCTAGCACCAAACACCCCTGCGTGCATCGCATCTAGCCTGGTGTCCAAATCGACAACGATGCAGCCGTATTCTCCCGTACCTGCGATGGCATTCAGCAGCTGCTTTACCTGCTCTGCGCCAAGCGACAGCCGCTCATCGGGATTGCCCGAGGGCGAAATCCCGTCTATGCCTAACGCAGGATGCTTCCTGCGAATGGCCTTGACCGTTGCAGGCCCTTTCTCCGGCTCCGACTGAAGTGAGTAGAGCAGTCGTGCAAAATCATCCCTACCGCCTTCGCCGTCTACAAACGATGCCGCATTCCATTGTTCCAAATTGAGATAAAACACGCCCGCACCGGCGATACTGGCTTGCTGGGCGATCTGCAAGGCAAGCGTTGTTTTGCCGACACCGCCCGAAGCGGAGTAGATGGCTAGGACAGCCGTTTCATGCCGATTTAGAATCGGTCTGTAAACGGCTTGTCCGCTGGCGGCATGAACCGAGGTGAACGCTTGGAGCAGCTGCGGCAGGGGCTGAAACTGAAGCACCTCCGGTTGTGAGCCGGATCCACCGAGGCGCCCGACAAGCGCCGCGGATGGAATCGGCCCCGGCAGCTCTCCAAGCTCTGCCAGCATGTCTGGCTGCGCTGCCAGCAGGTCAATGGAATAGCCGCCTCGAACGAAGCTCCGAAGCGCCGCAGGATTCGTGAATGCCGTCAGCTGCCAGCTTTCGCCGAAGGAAGAATGGCG encodes:
- a CDS encoding CpaF family protein, which encodes MDEETIQLLKERVRSQLELDSAMSDEEMKRRIEQVVFQWAGSHPLTAGEKVKLVRRLFHSFRGLDLMQPLMDDPAVTEIMINSHEELFVEREGRLTRLPFAFESAERLEDLIQSVVAGVNRVVNESSPIVDARLRDGSRVHIVLPPVALKGPTMTIRKFPDKPLFMKDLIALGALPEEPAKLLETLVKAKFNIFISGGTGSGKTTFLNALSQFIPEDERIVTIEDAAELQIVTVPNLVSMETRNANTEGKGAISMRELIKASLRMRPNRIIVGEVRGGEAIDMLQAMNTGHDGSLSTGHSNSARDMIARLETMALSGADLPVAVIRQQIASAIDIIVHLSRLRDRSRRVTEICEVTGVMDGEVVVRPLYRFEEEGERDGRVIGGLKASGNSLQHTWKLRMAGMAGSLGGEGA